A window of Nitratireductor kimnyeongensis genomic DNA:
TCCGCGGCCCGGCGTGCCCTTTGGAAAATTCGCCGGCCGCAGGAAGCGCTCCTCGCGCGGGGCGAAAGTCAGCGCCTCGCGCTGGTCCCAGACGTGATTGCCTGTCGTCACCACATCGGCGCCGGCATCCAGCGTAGCCCGGAAGATCTCTTCGGTGATGCCGAAACCGCCTGCCGCGTTCTCGCCATTGACCACCACGAAGTCGAGCCGGAAATCCGAAATCAGGCCGGGGAGCTTTTCCCAGACCGCCGTGCGGCCGGCGCGTCCGACCATATCGCCAAGAAACAAAAATCTCATGCGCCGCTTCTAGAGCATCGGAGGCGTGGGTGAAAAGCGCAAAAAACCTCTCACGCTTCAGTGAATCGCCGCAACCCCGTCTCGGTAAGGATTTCCGACAGGGGCTGGTCATGCGCCTCGTCGGGCACGTTTTCGACCTGCTGGCAGTCAAAGGCGATGCCGATCAGGCGCGGTGCGCAACCCTTCACCTTCAGCCGTGCAATGGCGCGGTCGTAGTAGCCCGCCCCATAGCCGATGCGATGGCCGCGTGCATCGAAGGCGGCGAGCGGAACCAGCATCACATCGGGATCGAGCACCGCCGTGCCCTCGCCCGGGCCCATGGTCCCGAACCCCATATCGATCATCGGCGCATCGGGCAGGTATTCGCGGAAGACGATGGTGGTTTTGTCGAGAATGGCCGGCAGCGCGATGCGTGCACCACGTGCGGCAAGTGCGGTCATCAGCGGACGCACATCCATTTCAGAACGCATCGGCCAGAAACTGGAGACCACGCCCCCCGGCGACGGCGCCAGCGCATCCGCATGGGTGGCAACCCGCTGCCCCACATCCACGCGCCACGCGGCATCCAGCGCATCGCGGCGCGCGAGCGCTGCTGAACGAAGCTCTTTTTTGAGATCGCGTGGAGTGGTCATGCGCATTGATGTGTGGTGTGTCTCGGCATCACGCCACGGTAAACAGACAAACCGCAGAGAAAAAGGAAAAGAGTGGCGATCCACGGCAACCGATGGAATACACGATCCCGGGAACCTACAAAGTAGGTGGGCGCGGTATAGCCAAGCCCACGGGCGAGACCAGGGACAGCTCCCTTAAGGATCGATAAGGCCCCGGGGAATTAGATTCCTGTCGGGAAGCGCAGACCGCACGAGCAATATAGTCCTCCGCCCCCTGCTTCGCCAGTGGCATTCGCGCACTTGCGCCAGCAAAATTGACCCAATAGGGTCGCGCTCGAATTTTGAGCTGGAACCACACCGCAAGGACTGATGCGCATGCGTTTTGAAGGCACGGCGGATTACGTCGCCGACAAGGATCTGATGGTGGCCGTGAACGCGGCAATCGCGCTGGAGCGCCCACTTCTCGTTAAGGGCGAACCCGGTACTGGCAAGACCGAGCTTGCAAAGCAGGTGGCGGCAGCGCTCGGGCTCGATCTGATCGAATGGCATGTCAAATCCACCACGCGCGCGCAGCAGGGGCTTTATGAATATGACGCCGTCTCGCGCCTGCGCGACAGCCAGCTGGGCGATGAGCGCTTCAACGACATCAAGAACTACATCAAACGCGGAAAACTGTGGGAAGCTTTCGCGGCAGACCGCAAGACCGTTCTCCTGATCGACGAGATCGACAAGGCCGATATCGAATTCCCCAACGACCTGTTGCAGGAGCTCGATAAGATGGAGTTCTTTGTCTACGAGACCGGCGAGACGGTGAAGGCGATCCACCGCCCCATCGTCATCATCACGTCGAACAATGAGAAGGAACTGCCGGACGCCTTTCTGCGCCGCTGCTTTTTCCACTACATCCGCTTTCCCGATGCCGAGACGCTGGCAGATATTGTCGAGGTCCACTATCCCGGCATCAAGAAGAACCTGGTGTCTGCCGCCCTCAGCCAGTTTTATGAAATCCGCGAGGTACCGGGGCTGAAGAAAAAGCCCTCCACATCAGAGGCGCTGGACTGGATCCGGCTGCTGGTTTCAGACGATGTAGATCCGGAAGACCTGCGCGGCGAGGCGAAAAACGCCCTGCCCCGTCTGCATGGCGCACTCTTGAAAAACGAGCAGGACGTCCACCTCTTCGAGAAACTCGCCTTCATGGCACGGCGGCAATAGGCGCAAGACCTGCACCTCACTGGCCCTTGTCAAGAGGGCGCCTTGCGCCCGACGATGCTGCGACCGGTAGGGAGAACATCATGACCGATATCACCATCCGTCCGCTTGCAAGAACCGACGAAAACGAATGGCGCCGGCTGTGGACGGATTATCTGACATTTTACAAGACGAGCGTGCCTGAAGCGGTCTATGCCACCACATGGGAGCGGCTTTTCGACACTGGCGAATACGAACCCAATGGCCTGATCGCCGAGATGGACGGAAAGCCTGTCGGTCTGGTGCATTACATGTTCCACCGCACCTGCTGGACGGTTGGCAACAACTGCTATCTGCAGGACCTCTACGCCGATCCCACCGTGCGTGGAAAGGGCATTGGCCGGGCGCTGATCGAGGCTGTGTACGAAAAGGCGGACGAGGCAGGTGCTGCCAATGTCTACTGGATGACGCAGGATTTCAACGAAACCGCGCGTAAGCTCTATGACAGGATCGCGAAACTGACGCCGTTTATCAAGTACCAGCGGCGCTAAACACGGCACGCGGTCTTCTTCGGCTGATCCTTCCGCATCTGTCCATTCAACGTATAGCTCTTCTTCAGATACGAGAGCCCTGCGACGAACCACAGATGAGGGAGGGGCCATTGATGGCGATGCTTCCGCTTCCTTTTCTCCGCGAAATACTCGCTGGAAAGAAATTCCGCGACAGACTGGGTGCCCTTGGCACGGTTGCATTCAAGACAGCATGGCAGGGTGTGTAACCCGGGCGCATAGACACGAGGGACAACATGATCGCGTGTTGCCTTGGTTGGCGGCAAAGGTTTGCCGGCGACGGCACGACGCCGCATCGGGATTCCGCAATAGGCGCACCAGTTCTTACGGTCATCCTGCCACCAGAAACCGATTAGGGACTCCGCCGAACGTATCAGGGAATGCAATTGATCTGTTTCCATGGCACCTGTTGTATGGAAATTGTTCCAACATCAGCCAAACGCCAACTGAGAGTTTTTAGTTAAAATGTTCATTCCCTTTTTCCTGGAGCTGAAAGCCGCGCGCGTTCCTGTTTCGCTGCGCGAATATCTTTCGCTTTTGGAGGGGATGGAGAAGGAGCTTGTCTCCAACGATGTCGAGGCCTTCTACTATCTCGCACGCGCCGCTCTGGTGAAGGACGAACGGCATATCGACCGGTTCGATCAGGTGTTCTCGCATGTCTTCAAGGGTGTCGAAGCGGTGTCGGGTGGCGAAGGTGTTGCGCCGCAGGCAATCCCCGAGGAATGGCTGCGCAAGCTGGCGGAAAAGCACCTCAGCGAGGAAGAGAAAATGCTGGTTGAGGCCATGGGTGGCTTCGAAAAGCTCATGGAAACACTGAAAGAGCGTCTTGCCGAGCAGAAGGGGCGGCATCAAGGTGGCAACAAGTGGATCGGCACCGCCGGCACTTCTCCATTTGGCGCCTATGGCTACAATCCCGAAGGCGTGCGCGTCGGCCAGCATGAATCGCGCCACCGCCGTGCGGTAAAGGTGTGGGACAAGCGCGAGTTCAAAAATTTCGATGATGCGGTGGAGCTCGGCACGCGCAACATCAAGGTGGCACTGAAGCGGCTGCGCCGCTGGGTGCGCGAGGGCGCGGTGGAAGAGTTCGACCTGCCCGGCACGGTACAGGCCACCGCCGAACACGGCTATCTGGATGTCAAAACCCGGCCCGAACGGCGCAACGCGGTGAAGCTTCTGATGTTTTTCGATGTGGGCGGTTCGATGGACGATCACATCCGCATTGTGGAAGAGCTGTTTTCGGCGGCGCGCGCCGAGTTCAAGCACATGGAATATTATTACTTCCACAACTGCCTCTACGAGGGCGTATGGAAGGACAACCGCCGCCGTTATTCCGAAGTGACACCCACTTTCGACGTGCTTCACAAATTCGGGCCCGACTACAAGGTCATTTTCGTTGGTGATGCTTCAATGAGCCCCTATGAAATCGCCTATCCGGGCGGCTCGGTGGAGCACTGGAACGAGGAAGCCGGCCATGTGTGGCTGAACCGCGTTCTCCAGCAATGGCCGAATGCGGTGTGGCTCAACCCGGTGCCGGAAAAACACTGGCGCTACACACACTCGATCCAGATGCTGCAGGAGATTTTCTCAGGCCGCATGTATCCGATGACGCTCGCGGGACTGGAAGCGGCCACGCGGGAGCTTTCGCGGAAGCATTGACCCCGAGGAGGCGCGTTTCGATCAGGCCACGCCCCTACGCCCGACCATACGCCGGCCCACGGGATGCTGCCCCTTCGCTTCGTCTCCTGTCTGCAGCGTTCCGGTGCATTCGCGCCCGAAAATCAGTTCCAGAAACTCCACCAGCCACTGTTTCAGGTGCCGGTCCCAAATGAGTCGCCCCCCCAGATGGTCGCGGCCCTGCTGGGCACCGGGCATGACGAAACGATGCGCGCCGCGCACCACCCAGCGCTGCATCATGGCGCGCGTGAGTTCGGCATGAAACTGAACGCCCCAGGCGTTTTCGCCATAGCGGAAGGCCTGATTGGGGTAATGCTCGGCAGTGGCCAGAAGCGTGGCATCCTTCGGCAGGGAAAAGCCTTCACGGTGAAACTGGTAGACCATTTCCGGCCAATGGAGCAGCTTGCGTCCGGCGTCCGTTGCGCGCAACGGATACCAGCCGATTTCGACCAGTCCGTCATCATGGCTCTTCACCTGCCCGCCCAGGTGCTTCACCAGCAATTGCGCGCCGAGGCAGATACCGAGAAAGGGCTTGTTCTCCCGCAACGGAACAGCGAGCCAGTCGGTCTCGCGCCGTACAAAATCGTCATGGTCATTGGCGCTCATGGGACCACCGAACATCACCACGCCAGCATGATCTTCAAGCGTTTCAGGCAGAAGATGCCCCAGCGGGGGACGGCGGATATCCAACGAGAAGCCACTTGCCTGCAACACCTGGCCAACACGCCCTGCACTGGATGTTTCCTGATGCAGGACAATCAGGATCCTGCGGCTCGGCTCGGTCCCCATGGCAATCAGCTCTTGGCGTGTTTCTCTTGCATTTCCTGGCGCAGGATTACCCGATCCCGATTGTCGACGCCAATAAGCTCCGCCACACGCCAGACAAGGTTGTCCTCCAGTTCATGCATTTCGCCATCGGCGAAGACGATGCCCCACATGAGGCCGATGAAGGCCTTTCGCGCATCGGCATCCAGATGCCGTTTCAAAACGCTGGTGAAGGCGTAGAGGTCGATCGCCTCTTGTTCGGCTTTCTCACCAGCCTTGACGATCTTCTCAAGCTCCGCCCCCGTCAGATTGTAGGTGCTGGAAAGGGTTTCCCTGAGCTTTTCGACCTCAGATGCTTCACGAATGCCATCAGCATCGAGAACGTGGAAAAGCAATGCGGCGGCAGCCACACGCGGATCATCTTCCGGCTTCACCGTCGTTTGGCGGCTGCTGCCTGGAAGATCTTTCAGAAAGGACATAATGCTGTCGAACATGAGGGCCTGCTGTTCGGATCACGTGGAGGAGCGACCCGCCCTGAAGCGAATCGCGACATCTCAATCTTAAAATAGGCGGAAGGGACTTTGCGTCGAGCCGTTCTTGTCGTCCGGGTCCACGCCGGGGTCGTCAGGCAATGGCGGTTTGACTGGTTCGTCCTTGGATGAAGGATCTGTCTTCAGCCCGTTGACCGGGACGGGTTTCGCCTGCGGCGCGGGCTTCTGTGAACGAGCTTGCGTATCCGCTGCCTTTTCTTCCGGCTTTGCGTCTTTCGGCTTTTCCGCTTCGACAGGCTCTGCCTCGATTACCACCGGATCGGGTGCCGTCTCGTCGGGTTCACGCGCTTCTTCCGCACCCTCTGGTGCTGCGATGGCAGGGGCCGGCGAGAAATCTTCATCGCCTTCGACCACCTGCGCCAGCCGTTCCATGGGCATGCGCCACTCGAACGCATCCAGCTTGCCGGTGACGGGCGAAATCGGCGCCCAGCGGTCCGCCACATAGCCATCGGCGACCCAGGCGGGATCGCGCGGCGCACGCAGCGCCTTGGCAAGCCACTGGCGCACGCGGCCCTGATCTCCGGTCTCGGCTTCCTCGATGTCGGCCATCAGGAGATAGACGCTTTCGCGCGGCCCCAGCCGGGCGGCTGCCTCGCAGGACTCCCGTGCGAGCTTGAACTCGCCCGCGTCGAGCGCCGCACGGCCAACGATCAGGGCCGATTCCACATTGTTGCGCTTCAGGGACTGGAGTTTCTTGGCTCGCGCCAGACGGTCCTGCGTGGAATCACCGGGGCGAGCATGGATATAGGCTTCCGCAATTTCGGGATGCGGTTCTTTCTTCCAGACGGTCTCCAGAACTTTTGAACCCTTGCGCAACTCGTTTTGGCGGAACAGCGCCCTGGCAGCGGTCACAGCCGCAGGCACGAA
This region includes:
- a CDS encoding 5-formyltetrahydrofolate cyclo-ligase, with the protein product MTTPRDLKKELRSAALARRDALDAAWRVDVGQRVATHADALAPSPGGVVSSFWPMRSEMDVRPLMTALAARGARIALPAILDKTTIVFREYLPDAPMIDMGFGTMGPGEGTAVLDPDVMLVPLAAFDARGHRIGYGAGYYDRAIARLKVKGCAPRLIGIAFDCQQVENVPDEAHDQPLSEILTETGLRRFTEA
- a CDS encoding AAA family ATPase, which codes for MRFEGTADYVADKDLMVAVNAAIALERPLLVKGEPGTGKTELAKQVAAALGLDLIEWHVKSTTRAQQGLYEYDAVSRLRDSQLGDERFNDIKNYIKRGKLWEAFAADRKTVLLIDEIDKADIEFPNDLLQELDKMEFFVYETGETVKAIHRPIVIITSNNEKELPDAFLRRCFFHYIRFPDAETLADIVEVHYPGIKKNLVSAALSQFYEIREVPGLKKKPSTSEALDWIRLLVSDDVDPEDLRGEAKNALPRLHGALLKNEQDVHLFEKLAFMARRQ
- a CDS encoding GNAT family N-acetyltransferase, whose translation is MTDITIRPLARTDENEWRRLWTDYLTFYKTSVPEAVYATTWERLFDTGEYEPNGLIAEMDGKPVGLVHYMFHRTCWTVGNNCYLQDLYADPTVRGKGIGRALIEAVYEKADEAGAANVYWMTQDFNETARKLYDRIAKLTPFIKYQRR
- a CDS encoding vWA domain-containing protein — translated: MFIPFFLELKAARVPVSLREYLSLLEGMEKELVSNDVEAFYYLARAALVKDERHIDRFDQVFSHVFKGVEAVSGGEGVAPQAIPEEWLRKLAEKHLSEEEKMLVEAMGGFEKLMETLKERLAEQKGRHQGGNKWIGTAGTSPFGAYGYNPEGVRVGQHESRHRRAVKVWDKREFKNFDDAVELGTRNIKVALKRLRRWVREGAVEEFDLPGTVQATAEHGYLDVKTRPERRNAVKLLMFFDVGGSMDDHIRIVEELFSAARAEFKHMEYYYFHNCLYEGVWKDNRRRYSEVTPTFDVLHKFGPDYKVIFVGDASMSPYEIAYPGGSVEHWNEEAGHVWLNRVLQQWPNAVWLNPVPEKHWRYTHSIQMLQEIFSGRMYPMTLAGLEAATRELSRKH
- a CDS encoding glutamine amidotransferase, which encodes MGTEPSRRILIVLHQETSSAGRVGQVLQASGFSLDIRRPPLGHLLPETLEDHAGVVMFGGPMSANDHDDFVRRETDWLAVPLRENKPFLGICLGAQLLVKHLGGQVKSHDDGLVEIGWYPLRATDAGRKLLHWPEMVYQFHREGFSLPKDATLLATAEHYPNQAFRYGENAWGVQFHAELTRAMMQRWVVRGAHRFVMPGAQQGRDHLGGRLIWDRHLKQWLVEFLELIFGRECTGTLQTGDEAKGQHPVGRRMVGRRGVA
- a CDS encoding TerB family tellurite resistance protein; translation: MFDSIMSFLKDLPGSSRQTTVKPEDDPRVAAAALLFHVLDADGIREASEVEKLRETLSSTYNLTGAELEKIVKAGEKAEQEAIDLYAFTSVLKRHLDADARKAFIGLMWGIVFADGEMHELEDNLVWRVAELIGVDNRDRVILRQEMQEKHAKS
- a CDS encoding heme biosynthesis protein HemY produces the protein MFRILFYLVVVFLLGLGFAWLAERPGDLVVTFAGYRYEVSLMVAAVAIVAIVAAVMILWWLIRSIWTSPYAVARYFRVRRRDRGYQALSTGMIAAGAGDGGLARRMSQQAAKLISSDQEPLIHLLDAQAALLDGDRQAARDKFTAMLDDPEMRLLGLRGLYLEAERMGEREVARHYAERAVEDAPQLDWAVNATLDGKTAEGDWDGALALLGSRKPSGKDARESVTDRRAVLLTAKALEVLDADPQAARTAAMEAHKLRPDFVPAAVTAARALFRQNELRKGSKVLETVWKKEPHPEIAEAYIHARPGDSTQDRLARAKKLQSLKRNNVESALIVGRAALDAGEFKLARESCEAAARLGPRESVYLLMADIEEAETGDQGRVRQWLAKALRAPRDPAWVADGYVADRWAPISPVTGKLDAFEWRMPMERLAQVVEGDEDFSPAPAIAAPEGAEEAREPDETAPDPVVIEAEPVEAEKPKDAKPEEKAADTQARSQKPAPQAKPVPVNGLKTDPSSKDEPVKPPLPDDPGVDPDDKNGSTQSPFRLF